Proteins from one Dermacentor variabilis isolate Ectoservices chromosome 1, ASM5094787v1, whole genome shotgun sequence genomic window:
- the LOC142560400 gene encoding transmembrane protein 127-like, translating into MPLERAAVRHHRPHHWRLKERERNLLAAVLSIVVIATLSTALVHPRWFYLQGGGCGHKYLGVQNFFYVGYFEEFPRHFVNGPSRLPSYVYYGWNEVMKDCVTPTIVSLQRVLIVLCFLAIVSSLLQFFMDALGVTYKWLRAVRRNAFCSIVTVGLCLGIVGTCYYISTLMEVQQEMTKPSRSSRVEVSFSVSYHLVAAAGAAAVLAAGANLLARPVPVTRLGDSAIDSLLLDDDFSRETFVVGISHSEMWPYRQDLTHLHNLPPLPPYSP; encoded by the exons ATGCCTTTGGAGCGAGCAGCAGTACGACATCATCGGCCCCATCACTGGCGCCTCAAGGAGCGCGAGCGGAACTTATTGGCAGCTGTTCTCAGCATTGTTGTCATTGCTACACTTTCCACAGCTTTAGTGCACCCACGTTGGTTTTATCTGCAGGGTGGTGGCTGTGGCCATAAGTATCTTGGGGTGCAGAATTTCTTTTATGTTGGCTACTTTGAGGAATTCCCCCGGCACTTTGTCAACGGACCATCACGATTGCCTTCCTATGTCTATTATGGGTGGAATGAAG TGATGAAGGACTGTGTCACGCCAACTATCGTCAGCCTCCAAAGAGTGCTCATAGTTTTGTGTTTTCTGGCTATCGTGAGCAGTTTGCTGCAGTTTTTTATGGATGCCCTTGGTGTCACATACAAGTGGTTGAGAGCCGTTCGAAGAAATGCTTTCTGCAGCATCGTGACAG TGGGCCTCTGTCTTGGAATTGTTGGCACATGCTACTACATCTCAACATTGATGGAGGTGCAGCAAGAAATGACTAAACCAAGCCGGAGTTCACGTGTGGAGGTCAGCTTCAGTGTTAGTTACCATCTTGTAGCAGCAGCTGGAGCTGCAGCCGTTTTGGCGGCTGGTGCGAACCTGTTGGCTCGTCCTGTGCCAGTGACACGGCTGGGTGATTCAGCAATTGACAGCCTGCTCCTGGATGATGACTTCTCACGGGAGACCTTTGTAGTAGGCATCTCACATTCAGAAATGTGGCCTTATAGACAGGACTTGACTCATTTACACAACTTGCCTCCATTGCCACCCTActcaccatga